A single genomic interval of Koleobacter methoxysyntrophicus harbors:
- the cas10 gene encoding type III-A CRISPR-associated protein Cas10/Csm1 — protein MYRKLALGAVLHDIGKLVQRALPGEGSHSRRGAEFIEEVFNTDEMKEVIECIKYHHTEELKDAGIPDQSPAYIVWEADNIAAGIDRRKKISTQDDDENLHRFKKELPLYSIFNSFKYDANLPETAYPLKTMKESEEINFPERVDSERFKADSTKYYPILNSFSRGMKEINIHIDTLESVLRLLETHLAYVPSSTYTGEIPDISLFNHLKTTCAVAGCMYRYFENRNITDYRKACFEETAEFRNTEAFLLASGDFSGIQDFIYTISSKGAMKSLRGRSFYLEILAEHIIDEILLETGLCRANLIYSGGGHFYILLPNTPPAKDVLERAKRETNRWFLRRYGLRVYLELAWQEASANDLANDLERDIKTENRMGEIFRRVSARVYKNKIQRYEKEDLKALMTPESSLNSLLYRERECAVCGSSSSEIAPLRLEEEEAIQVCAGCMGVYALGDHLPRLDDVKGNPGVVLAVKANGEEGRDPVIPLLTGGEAYLKFEEARKAEEGLKRGECIRIYSINRHLTGMNYSTNLWAGIYNARGEETQKGLIDFETLVSRSRGIKRLGVLRADVDNLGQAFISGFENQFVSLARYSALSYSLSMFFKFEINKLCRGRGGIPQFRLIKDGRNNETRERDLVIVYSGGDDVFIVGAWDQVLEFAVDMREAFSLFTNGKMTLSAGFGLFDRKFPVSQMARATGLLEELAKENPEKDSIALFGMEYEKGKTANSHTYRWKEFTAGVCGEKLAKLNEWFDVEENPGGGKLPCSMAFLYRLLHLFKGISSERINVARLAYMLARREPRGDRQDLKNIFREMRSTLYGWASSQKDRKELVTALNLMIYLNRKEREK, from the coding sequence ATGTACAGGAAACTGGCCCTGGGTGCAGTGCTCCACGATATAGGCAAACTGGTTCAAAGGGCACTGCCGGGGGAAGGCAGCCACAGCCGAAGGGGTGCGGAATTCATTGAGGAAGTATTTAACACAGATGAGATGAAAGAAGTAATCGAATGTATAAAATATCACCATACCGAAGAATTAAAAGATGCCGGTATCCCCGACCAAAGCCCAGCCTATATCGTCTGGGAGGCGGATAACATTGCAGCAGGGATTGACCGCCGGAAAAAGATTTCCACACAGGACGATGATGAAAACCTGCACCGCTTCAAAAAGGAGCTGCCTCTCTACAGCATTTTTAATTCCTTCAAATATGATGCCAATCTGCCCGAAACAGCATACCCTTTAAAAACGATGAAAGAGAGCGAAGAAATAAACTTTCCGGAAAGGGTTGACAGCGAAAGATTTAAGGCAGACTCAACAAAATACTATCCCATATTAAATTCCTTTTCTCGAGGAATGAAGGAAATAAATATCCACATTGATACGTTAGAATCCGTTTTAAGACTTCTGGAAACTCATCTTGCCTATGTCCCCTCAAGTACATACACCGGCGAAATCCCCGATATATCACTGTTTAACCACCTTAAAACCACATGCGCTGTAGCCGGATGCATGTACAGATACTTTGAGAACCGGAATATAACGGATTACAGGAAGGCATGTTTTGAGGAAACAGCAGAATTCAGGAACACAGAAGCTTTTCTGCTGGCTTCCGGGGACTTTTCGGGGATTCAGGATTTCATTTACACAATATCCAGCAAAGGGGCTATGAAATCCCTCAGGGGCAGGTCTTTTTACCTTGAGATACTGGCAGAGCATATCATTGATGAAATACTCTTGGAAACCGGCCTATGCAGAGCAAACCTTATTTATTCCGGAGGGGGCCATTTTTACATCTTGCTCCCGAATACCCCACCAGCAAAAGATGTGCTTGAAAGGGCGAAGAGGGAGACAAACAGGTGGTTCCTTAGGCGTTACGGGTTGAGGGTATATCTTGAACTGGCATGGCAGGAGGCCAGCGCTAACGACCTTGCAAATGACCTTGAGCGGGATATAAAAACCGAAAATAGAATGGGGGAAATTTTCAGAAGGGTTTCAGCCAGGGTTTACAAAAACAAAATTCAGCGGTATGAAAAAGAAGACCTGAAAGCCCTGATGACACCGGAGAGCAGTCTGAACAGCCTCCTTTACAGGGAAAGGGAGTGTGCAGTCTGCGGCAGTTCCAGCAGCGAAATAGCTCCTTTGAGATTGGAAGAGGAGGAAGCAATTCAGGTATGTGCGGGATGCATGGGCGTGTATGCCCTGGGAGACCACCTGCCGAGGCTTGATGACGTCAAAGGGAATCCCGGGGTAGTCCTGGCAGTAAAAGCAAACGGTGAAGAAGGCAGAGATCCGGTAATTCCATTGCTGACCGGGGGAGAAGCGTACCTGAAATTCGAAGAAGCCCGGAAAGCGGAAGAAGGTTTGAAGAGGGGTGAATGTATAAGGATATATTCGATTAACCGCCATTTGACGGGAATGAACTATTCCACAAATCTATGGGCAGGTATTTACAATGCCAGGGGTGAAGAAACGCAAAAAGGCCTGATCGATTTTGAAACCCTGGTTTCAAGGAGCAGGGGGATAAAGCGCCTGGGGGTGCTCAGGGCAGATGTGGATAACCTAGGACAGGCCTTCATATCCGGATTCGAAAATCAATTCGTTTCACTTGCACGGTATTCTGCGCTGTCTTACAGCCTCTCTATGTTTTTCAAATTTGAAATAAACAAACTCTGCAGGGGCAGGGGAGGGATTCCGCAGTTCAGATTGATAAAAGACGGCCGGAACAATGAAACCCGGGAACGAGACCTTGTTATTGTGTACTCAGGCGGTGATGATGTGTTTATAGTGGGTGCATGGGATCAGGTGCTGGAATTTGCGGTGGACATGAGAGAAGCCTTTTCGCTCTTTACAAACGGGAAAATGACCCTTTCAGCCGGCTTCGGGCTTTTTGACCGCAAATTTCCCGTATCACAGATGGCCAGGGCAACCGGCCTGCTTGAAGAACTGGCGAAGGAAAACCCAGAAAAAGACAGCATAGCACTCTTCGGGATGGAATACGAAAAAGGGAAAACGGCGAACAGCCATACTTACAGGTGGAAAGAATTCACAGCAGGCGTCTGCGGAGAAAAGCTCGCAAAATTGAATGAATGGTTCGACGTAGAGGAAAACCCTGGGGGCGGGAAACTGCCGTGCAGTATGGCCTTTCTCTACAGGCTTCTCCACCTGTTTAAAGGAATATCTTCGGAAAGAATTAACGTGGCAAGGCTTGCCTACATGCTGGCAAGAAGGGAGCCGAGAGGAGATAGGCAGGACCTGAAGAATATCTTTCGAGAGATGCGGAGTACGCTCTACGGATGGGCATCTTCCCAAAAGGACAGGAAGGAACTCGTTACGGCGCTGAACCTCATGATTTACCTGAATAGAAAGGAGAGAGAAAAATGA
- a CDS encoding DUF917 domain-containing protein: MRHLNKQDLHDILVGCTILGTGGGGSLEKGIELIDKDLQKGLKFTLVSLEEVPDDALIASPYQAGSISPLSKEDLEKYVHLKVVDEMPSLTAFKALEEFLGRTFFATITTELGGHNTAVGMSVAAKLGIPIIDGDPAGRSVPELQHSTFYINDVPITPLAVANKFGDVAVIKNTADDFRAEAVVRAIAVVSQNSVGVADHPVEGRKLKKAVIPGAITYAGRIGKALREAKEKGEDPAESVARAGDGYVLFKGRIRGFDWADSDGFTVGNTYIDGEGEFYGNEYKIWYKNENIISWKNGVIHVTVPDLICILESKSGKPITNPNFEKGMEVTVVGLPAPKEWRTPKGLQTFGPKHFGYNVEYIPIENIIG, encoded by the coding sequence ATGAGACATTTGAATAAACAGGACCTACACGATATTCTTGTCGGATGCACTATCTTGGGAACAGGAGGAGGAGGCAGCCTTGAAAAGGGCATAGAATTGATTGATAAGGACCTGCAGAAAGGGTTGAAATTTACCCTGGTCTCCCTGGAAGAGGTACCCGATGATGCATTAATTGCCTCACCCTATCAGGCAGGTTCCATTTCTCCGCTTTCAAAGGAAGACTTAGAAAAATATGTCCATCTCAAGGTTGTTGATGAGATGCCGAGTTTGACTGCCTTTAAAGCCCTAGAGGAGTTCCTGGGCAGAACCTTTTTTGCGACAATTACTACCGAGCTGGGAGGCCATAACACGGCAGTAGGGATGTCCGTTGCAGCCAAGCTCGGCATACCTATAATAGATGGTGATCCGGCCGGCAGGTCAGTACCTGAGCTTCAGCACTCGACATTTTATATAAACGATGTGCCCATAACACCACTTGCCGTTGCAAATAAATTCGGCGATGTAGCAGTGATTAAAAATACTGCAGATGATTTCAGAGCAGAAGCCGTAGTAAGGGCTATTGCAGTTGTAAGTCAGAATTCCGTAGGGGTAGCTGACCATCCCGTAGAGGGAAGGAAACTGAAAAAAGCGGTTATCCCCGGGGCTATTACCTATGCCGGCAGGATAGGAAAAGCACTGAGGGAAGCCAAAGAAAAGGGTGAAGACCCGGCAGAAAGCGTAGCAAGAGCAGGAGACGGATATGTCCTTTTTAAGGGGAGGATAAGAGGCTTCGACTGGGCAGACAGCGATGGGTTTACAGTAGGAAACACCTATATAGATGGTGAAGGTGAGTTTTACGGGAATGAGTATAAAATATGGTACAAGAATGAAAATATAATTTCTTGGAAAAATGGCGTGATCCACGTAACAGTGCCAGACCTTATCTGCATCCTTGAAAGCAAAAGCGGAAAACCGATTACGAACCCAAATTTTGAAAAGGGTATGGAAGTTACGGTGGTAGGCCTGCCTGCACCGAAAGAATGGAGAACGCCAAAAGGCTTGCAGACTTTCGGGCCGAAGCATTTCGGGTATAATGTGGAATATATACCTATAGAAAATATCATAGGATAG
- a CDS encoding aspartate/glutamate racemase family protein, whose product MKKILAINPVGTDIWDESDYSYFKKHASGDTEVEVVSLKDGPESVESYYLEAYASPRVLDIIKNADGRYDGFLVNCFADPGVRAAREITDVPVIGPGEASMLTASMLGHKFGVAAINKKQVTALEIKVMEMGIIQRFAGARAVNIGVSSLLDAPQETVEEVIKAADFLIGERGAEVIVLGCTGMAYLAEEIKKRLTVPVIEPALTALKLLETLIDMGLTHSKEALYSNPFKKQKEGD is encoded by the coding sequence TTGAAAAAAATCCTTGCTATAAATCCCGTTGGGACAGATATCTGGGACGAATCGGATTACAGTTACTTTAAAAAACACGCTTCCGGTGATACGGAAGTAGAGGTTGTCAGCTTAAAGGACGGGCCGGAAAGTGTTGAATCTTACTATTTAGAAGCCTATGCTTCTCCGAGGGTTTTGGACATTATCAAAAATGCCGACGGCAGATATGATGGGTTTTTGGTAAACTGTTTTGCCGACCCCGGGGTCAGGGCTGCCAGGGAAATTACGGACGTCCCGGTAATAGGCCCGGGCGAGGCTTCGATGCTGACGGCTTCCATGTTGGGGCACAAGTTTGGGGTGGCTGCAATTAATAAAAAACAGGTTACAGCATTAGAAATTAAGGTGATGGAAATGGGAATCATACAGCGTTTTGCAGGAGCCCGTGCTGTTAATATAGGCGTCAGCAGTCTGCTTGATGCCCCACAGGAAACCGTGGAGGAAGTGATAAAGGCCGCAGATTTTTTAATCGGGGAAAGGGGAGCTGAGGTTATTGTCCTGGGATGCACAGGTATGGCTTACCTTGCGGAGGAGATAAAGAAGCGGCTGACAGTTCCGGTGATAGAACCGGCTTTGACGGCTTTAAAACTGTTAGAGACCTTGATTGATATGGGGCTAACACACAGCAAAGAGGCTTTATATTCCAATCCATTCAAAAAACAAAAGGAAGGAGATTGA
- a CDS encoding PucR family transcriptional regulator — protein MGITVEDALRFGGLKGARILAGRGGLKNEIRAVDVIEEPYITKWLRSSTLMLTSFYALKDSREEQINLVRELAEAGAAGLVVDQKTYIDGLPEEVLRLADELNLPIIEIPPEVGYIDIINPILNAIFDSESLITKKAEEINELFTNVILKKGGFKDIADTLTGLTGYPTIILGKSYEILGWSKSGKRTSYDKCLGEIIDTGQNGEIIKTLGFESAEIKTTIKNRITYGGVDIDFIIIPVKIDMEVRGYVMVWGIERPFDKLDLIALENATKVTAIELIKQEAIQENLKRQKKAFLGDLLSGRFTSDDEINDRAARLGINLKDIGAVIVVEICNIQKGTNKSGIRLTHSSIKEFICSNLSKKCEIEVFEDGKYIAVLPKLSKTEDTKKELQETAFFLKNKLEEEIGFSAASFGIGRYYEKPSDIKNSYREALIALWVSRKIYNRATDVRHFDDLGVYKLLGKFEDTKELELFYKGTVYPLKKYDDENNTELVKTLDVYFECGENMASAAETLYIHINTLKYRINRIKEILGVDSFNMGNKVELYIGLKIMKLLQ, from the coding sequence ATGGGTATAACTGTAGAAGATGCGCTCAGGTTCGGCGGGCTGAAAGGGGCAAGGATTTTGGCCGGACGCGGAGGGCTGAAAAACGAAATACGGGCAGTAGATGTAATTGAAGAACCCTATATAACTAAATGGCTGCGGAGCAGCACACTTATGCTAACATCATTTTATGCCCTGAAAGACAGCAGAGAAGAGCAGATAAACCTTGTAAGGGAACTGGCTGAAGCTGGGGCGGCAGGGCTTGTGGTTGACCAAAAAACCTATATCGACGGCCTGCCGGAAGAGGTCTTAAGGCTTGCCGATGAACTGAACCTGCCGATAATAGAAATCCCCCCTGAGGTTGGTTATATTGACATAATTAATCCTATTTTGAATGCGATCTTTGATAGTGAATCCCTTATAACCAAAAAAGCCGAGGAAATAAATGAACTCTTCACAAATGTCATTCTAAAAAAAGGTGGATTTAAAGATATAGCAGATACCCTTACAGGGCTCACAGGATATCCTACCATTATCCTCGGGAAGTCATACGAAATATTGGGATGGAGTAAAAGCGGAAAAAGGACCAGTTATGACAAATGCCTTGGAGAAATAATCGATACCGGTCAAAATGGTGAAATAATTAAAACATTAGGGTTTGAATCAGCAGAGATTAAAACGACTATAAAGAACCGCATAACTTACGGAGGCGTTGACATAGACTTTATTATAATCCCTGTCAAGATCGATATGGAGGTGCGGGGCTATGTTATGGTCTGGGGCATAGAAAGGCCTTTTGATAAATTAGATTTAATAGCCCTTGAAAATGCGACAAAGGTTACGGCAATAGAGCTGATAAAACAGGAGGCGATTCAGGAAAATCTGAAAAGGCAAAAGAAGGCATTTTTAGGTGACCTTTTGTCGGGCAGATTTACATCTGATGATGAGATCAACGACAGGGCCGCGCGTTTGGGGATTAACTTAAAGGATATAGGTGCTGTAATAGTGGTTGAAATATGCAATATCCAGAAAGGAACGAACAAGAGCGGTATAAGATTGACTCACAGCAGCATAAAGGAATTTATCTGCTCAAATCTATCAAAAAAATGTGAAATAGAGGTTTTTGAGGACGGTAAATACATTGCTGTTTTGCCCAAACTCTCAAAAACTGAAGACACCAAAAAAGAACTGCAGGAGACGGCCTTTTTTTTAAAAAATAAGCTTGAGGAGGAAATCGGTTTTAGCGCAGCCTCATTCGGAATAGGAAGGTATTACGAAAAACCTTCCGATATAAAAAACAGTTACAGGGAGGCCCTAATAGCGCTGTGGGTCAGCAGAAAAATTTACAATAGGGCTACAGATGTAAGGCATTTTGATGATTTAGGGGTTTACAAATTATTAGGCAAGTTCGAAGACACAAAAGAGCTGGAGCTTTTCTACAAGGGGACGGTATACCCATTAAAAAAATATGATGATGAAAACAACACAGAACTGGTAAAGACCCTTGATGTATATTTTGAATGCGGCGAAAATATGGCTTCTGCCGCCGAAACACTTTATATCCATATTAACACCTTAAAATACAGGATAAACAGGATAAAGGAAATTTTAGGGGTCGATTCCTTTAACATGGGAAATAAGGTTGAGCTGTATATTGGCTTGAAAATAATGAAATTATTGCAGTAG
- a CDS encoding Uma2 family endonuclease: MPLPKTERVYTYEDYLNWPEEQRIEIINGKVYLMTPPSTMHQRVLREIFTSFSVYLKGKQCEVFSAPFGVRFPLGSEKSDREIKTVVEPDIVVICDKSKLDDNGCKGAPDLIVEITSPSTARRDRVEKFNLYEKNGVKEYWIIEPEGKIVSVFTLQENSRYGRPELYTEEDKAKVSIFEDLVINLKDVFNP; this comes from the coding sequence ATGCCCTTACCAAAAACAGAAAGAGTTTATACTTATGAGGATTATCTAAACTGGCCGGAGGAACAAAGAATAGAAATAATTAATGGGAAGGTTTATTTAATGACTCCTCCATCAACAATGCATCAAAGAGTATTAAGAGAAATATTTACAAGTTTTTCTGTATATCTTAAAGGTAAACAATGTGAAGTATTTAGTGCACCTTTTGGGGTAAGATTTCCATTAGGAAGTGAAAAAAGTGATAGAGAAATAAAAACTGTTGTAGAACCTGATATTGTAGTAATATGTGATAAATCAAAATTAGACGACAATGGATGTAAAGGAGCTCCTGATTTAATCGTTGAAATCACTTCTCCTTCAACTGCAAGAAGGGATAGAGTAGAAAAGTTTAATTTATATGAAAAGAATGGAGTAAAAGAATACTGGATAATAGAACCTGAAGGTAAAATTGTAAGTGTGTTTACCTTGCAGGAAAATAGCAGATATGGCAGGCCTGAATTGTATACTGAAGAAGATAAAGCTAAAGTTTCCATTTTTGAAGATTTAGTGATAAACCTAAAAGATGTATTTAATCCATAA
- a CDS encoding aminopeptidase, whose translation MKYYEMEVAKAAKTLVEDIFRLKKGETFIITADTESDERVVNTVSQAAFSIGAKPMVIWLASPLGVGKAADPMLPVDALSEALKQADAWVEFNNKWLLYSTPFERAMSYNKKLRYMCLVGMDTDMMVRVIGRVDTSLLEEFLVKVAELTRKAKKMRIKTPAGTDLEFENSPNNPVSCDTGRADSPGMHMLAGQIGWAPVFESINGTLVFDGSLEPPCGLLKEPVVLTVEKGRVVDIRGGNQAQQFRRWLEGFNGPNMFRLAHVCYGFNPGAKLTGNILEDERVWGCTEWGLGYLSAADAPPEGIPAASHCDGICLNSSVWVDDIQILDNGTVVYEKLKRIAEKLT comes from the coding sequence ATGAAATATTATGAAATGGAAGTGGCTAAAGCAGCCAAGACCCTTGTAGAGGACATATTCCGGCTGAAGAAAGGGGAAACATTTATTATTACAGCGGATACCGAAAGCGATGAAAGGGTGGTAAACACCGTTTCTCAGGCGGCTTTTTCCATCGGGGCGAAGCCGATGGTGATATGGCTTGCTTCACCCCTAGGGGTTGGTAAGGCGGCCGACCCTATGTTGCCTGTAGATGCCCTATCCGAAGCCCTGAAACAGGCCGATGCATGGGTGGAATTTAACAATAAATGGCTCCTCTATTCAACGCCATTTGAAAGGGCTATGAGCTACAATAAAAAACTGCGGTATATGTGCCTTGTAGGAATGGATACAGATATGATGGTTAGAGTAATAGGCCGGGTTGACACCAGCCTTTTAGAAGAATTCCTGGTTAAAGTTGCCGAACTGACCAGAAAGGCAAAGAAGATGAGGATTAAGACACCAGCAGGGACTGACCTGGAGTTTGAAAACAGCCCGAACAACCCGGTAAGCTGTGATACTGGAAGAGCCGATTCACCCGGGATGCATATGCTTGCGGGGCAGATTGGATGGGCTCCAGTTTTCGAGAGTATTAACGGCACCCTGGTTTTTGACGGGTCCCTTGAACCGCCCTGCGGGCTTCTGAAAGAACCTGTAGTTCTGACAGTGGAAAAAGGCAGAGTCGTAGATATCCGCGGAGGGAATCAAGCCCAGCAGTTTCGCAGATGGCTTGAGGGATTCAATGGCCCCAATATGTTCAGGCTGGCCCATGTATGTTATGGATTCAATCCCGGTGCAAAACTTACTGGCAATATTTTAGAGGACGAAAGGGTCTGGGGCTGCACTGAATGGGGGCTGGGCTATTTAAGTGCCGCTGATGCGCCACCAGAAGGTATTCCGGCAGCATCACACTGTGACGGTATCTGCCTTAATTCTTCCGTATGGGTAGATGATATTCAGATTCTGGATAACGGAACAGTTGTTTACGAAAAATTAAAGAGGATTGCTGAAAAGCTGACTTGA